TGCACCACTTATAACAAATGTTATTGTGTATCTATTGCTGTCTACATAATACGATTAAACAATGTTCACAAATGACAAGCCTTCGGTCTCCTTGGTCAATTGCCATTCCATTATCCACTGTATGAAGTATGGCAGCAACATGCATATGAtcaaataaaagtaatatgGAATTGGTTGCGTTGAGCCAAATGGCCAGAACCATAGACCTCTTCTGTTCCCATCACGTACATGGTGGCTTATGAAACTTGCCAGAATCATCCATGCGTAAGATATCAAAACTGGAATATTAGCTATTTTGGAAGTCAAACTCATTATTATCCATAAAGTGATTGGTATTGTCGTACAGTGCAAGAAAGGCCTATGATTAAGATGTGTAGCATcctagaaaataaatttatactgTTATATATCAAATCAATTCAaagcatttttaaaattaaaatcaagtAACTCACATTAATATCAAAACTTCCTGCTGTGATGAAATGATCGATATCGATTAACGAAGACATAAAAAAGCAAACAACAATGCTTCCAAGATTATCCACCACAGATTTTTTTGATAAGACTAGCACCAGAGTCCATGTAATGCCGCCAACAGTGGCATGCGTCAAGTTATCAGAAATAGCCCGTACAATCTCACTCTTTCCATTCTGCAAGCCTTTATCACCAACAAACGATACAAGTCCAATTAAGCTTGCCAAGAAAACGCGCACTAACAAGCCCTGTCTATAGTTCAACATAATTTCTTGAAGAGACAAACGATATTTTAGCGCATAAAACTTCTTTTACAACAAATCTTCACGTAAGTTACTTGATTATTTTGATGGGATTTGATGAGAGACCATACTGATGCAACTTGACAGTAATCTAACCTAAAATCTACTGTGTATTCAAAACACCCTTGTCATATAGTCTGGTGAATAATTGGTGCATAGAATACAAGCATTGATTGTTacaatgataaataaatatattcaacacaaattttcaaaaagttaTGACTCCGCACTTAAGTcaaatttaaatgaatttcAAGTACTTTCACATGCcaaactttgaaaaatacgttaaataaaaaaaaataagaaactaGTTCAATTATAATTCTTTGTAATCTTTTGATAAAGTAACGAATCAGAAAATATCgccgtttttaaaaatcccgCGCACACTGACAGGCGATATTATCACGAGAGAGACGAGAACTAACCTTCgcaacatatatatatattaattatcacACAAAGCACAAGCACAACTGTAGGTGCAGTAGGCGACGATTGACGAGGCAGACCGGCCCAAAAAACCGTCTGTAAATCCACGATCAATAGACAACATCCAGAGTTCCAAAAACAATCGATCACAGCTTATTCGAACATACGAGCGGCGCAGTTCACTGCAACAAAAGACGTATAAGTAATCGCATCAACGAAAAAGTGTCATCATCCATCTAGAGCCCAATTCGCCATATGCCCGTGTATTTACGCGGCAAAGACAAAGCGCCGTGGAAAGTTTTGCGCTTTACTTTGTTTTGATTACACACGCGCATATCCAAATTCCAGGAATCGCAGCGCAACTGTGTAGTGTCTACGTGtgtcggagagagaaaaacgataCTCGGGGGGAGGGTTGAGCCTGAGCCCATCAGTAGCTCGCTGGCACTCGCTCACTCGCGACCTCTCATCAGTGTCACACATTCGCCTGCGCTTTCAAGGTGAAAAGCCGAGCAAATCAGTGTTTTTGTGTTTGGTTTCGAATACATCTCGTCGTGCTTCGTTTTCAATGAAAATGTCGAGTATCAGTACAACTGTTAAGGTAAGAACCAGAGATACGAGATCCTTGCCATATAAGCAGACATTTTGTTAACGTTGTGAACTTGTTTGTTTATGGTTTTTCTCGATTACGACAAATATTGAtcgagtatttttgtttttctcggTAGCCCAACGAAGTAAAACGCGAAGAGTTTCGAAAGTACCTGGAGCATCATGGTGTTATGGATGCTTTAACCACGGTCCTGGTGTCGTTGTACGAGGAGAACGAGCGACCTGATGATGCTTTAGAGTatccttttttaatttatcatatTGTAAGACCTGTTCTGTTATCGTTTTCAAGCAGAAGCAGAAAAACGAATGAGATACAGGCTTTTTTATCAGGTAGTTGCGTACATAGCATATAATAACCATTTTTACTTGTGATAATTTTGCATACGGTACCTTAACAAATTTCATTCAGATATATTCGAAAACATTTTGCTGTCAATGATGTTCTCAAGCCCGATAGTACATTGGAGGTAGAGTCTCTAAAGAGAGATTTAGCTGAGGCCAAGTCACAGATTGCGGAATTGCAGGAGAAACTTAACAAGAAGGAGTCTGAGAATGCGGCATAGTGAGGCAGACAGTTTGTTGATTAACTTGTGATTCTGTACTAGTCGTGATTCGTCCTAAAGAAATTGACAAGTCTGCCTCCAACAGAAGAAAACACTGTGCCTTACATAAGATATAAAGATATATAATGTAGCTTATTATCAAGTGCTTAGCTCTTTGACTATCtacattttagatatttagACAAATTAATGTTCACATTCGCATAATTTTAGTAATTAATTACTTATTGACTAGAGTAATTCTGGAGAACAAGTCATCAACcttataaaaattcatcttaAATCTATAGAGTagattaaactttttttattatactatatTTACTTTTCTATAGAAGGTGTACTTGTGTTCActacttattttaaataagttttttgAATTAGAGAAATTCAAGTGTGTCAAGATGTAAAAATGGAAGAATAGCAATGTTCATATACAAGGCATAACTGTCAAAGACTGTTTAGCAAGTAATGCTAAGGAATAAAAACATCCTTTGTacttaaaaatgttaaattacGTTTTATTGGACATCCTTATATCACTGCAATTGATCTACACTTTTGTTTACAATTATGTAAATTGGTACATACATAATTTGTGCAGTTTGAGACCGATATGAGATGAAACACTTAAAATCATTGTCAGTGCAATCACTGTTATTCTAAAGTCAAGTATTGCTAGAAGTGATGATAAAGTAGTGGGGTAAAATAGATTTGAACATACTACAAAGACTGATATCCACCGCTCAGGCATACAGCTTCATATGCTTCTAACAATATTCTTAACACAACAATAATTCAAAGAAATTCATTTATAAAgcttctctatctctcggGTTGTTGAAAAACACTGAATGAGCTTTTTGAATTGACAGCAACAGAGGTAATAGCCTAAttgtttcaaatttaaaagatCTTGGTAAAACCATGAAATTAAAGTAAACCAAAATTAACTGCAGAATCAATAACCTTAATGAGTATGGAATATATCGTTTATTATGTACAAAATGAAAgcatttaacaattttaatattgtcaATGTAAAGTTGAAAGGAATCATTACTATTTCAATAAGATAAAAGCAACACTGATCTTCACCAAGCTCAAAAATTCACCTCAACTTAAAAGTGTCACATCGCCAACTCATTCCTTATTGTGTGTGTTTTCACTCACATTAGTagcaaacaattaaaaaatcattagCCTAGCAATTGTCATAGAAATCAATCATGGACAATAGCATCAATATTCTGACTCTTCCAGTCTTCATTTAGCCCTCTCGGCTTGTCTCCTCTTGACATCCCAGTTGTACACTCTAGCCATGTTCACCTCGGTAGTGGTGAACTGATCCCTGACAAAGTCCAGATCGTGCTCGATGTAAGCAAGGTTCTTCTTGGCAGCCTGGATATTTTTTGTCAGCAGCTCCTGAGCATCGTCCAGCGTGTACTCGAGCATGACATTAGCTCCAAGCCACAGGCACACCTTGTCCGTGGGTGCGATGACAGCCTTGGCGTACACCTGATCAGACAGAACGAACTGAGTCTCCAGATCGTGGCTGTTGTTCTTCTCCACCTGGAGTTTCTTTATCATCTCCAGAGAGTTCTCCAAGTCGGGAATCTGAGCCTTCAGCCGTCTACGCTTGTTCACCAGGTTGAACTCCATGAACTTGTACTTGCTGTGGTTCTCGTCCAGCTTCTTCAGAACTTTCTCCGAAGAGCCGTTGTTCTCCTCCTTTGCCATAAAGGCGTCGACATCGTCCTGAAACAAGAAGCGTCAATCTTGTTATCGACATCCCTCGGCAAGAGGTGAAACGCGAGACTGCATTTTTCTGTGACCATATATGGCTGTGCTTTGAAGctcgaaactttttttcaacCGAATTCCCGTCCCCGAGCCTTCGAAAATCGAATCCAGCCCGTCGCCCATTAGAAAATCGTTCCCGAAACGGCGATCGGACCCGATCCGGCGAAAATCATCGCGAAACAAGCGCATAAACGCGCGATATACAGCGCTTGTAGGTTATGAAGTTGACGAGTCGAGGAAACGATGGTTTACCACAAAGTCGGCCTCGGGGATGCCGGCGTAGGACTTCTTGTCAGCTGGAGGCTCGAGTTCGAGCTTTTGGCTATCGTCCGACGACATGGTTCGGGGGTTGATCGAAGTTTGCACTAGTTTGAACTTTGAGGGACTCGacaggacgacgacgagaacCGCTGCAGTACTTATATGTAGGAGATGAGATACACCATGCGCGAGTGAGAAACAAAACTGGAGGCGCGCGCATGCCCGCGAGTGGTGGTGCGGGGGTGTATGTTTCGGCCAATCGGTCGTTCGCCCGGTAGAATGACGGAGTTTTGAATTTTGGATTAgtggatttttttctcatgaaggcatgaattttattttaagatatttttaaaagataattagatttttttatgtacttaCTATATCTGGTCTTTTAaggataaaatattaaaaaaaaaaaaatgctcaCATCGAACGCTTACGCACTCTTGAATTTCAAACCCGAATATCAAACTATCCCGAGGTTACACGTGTCCCATCCACACAAAGCGTCGTGTATTGCTCGTGTAATGACCCCGCATACCTCTTCGaaaaaatgcacaaattaCAGCATCGGGTGTAAGACACTTCGTGGACGCAATTATGcgatatttatttacatatagATAATCGCTTCTATAGACCTGCACCGATAATTGCGATGATcgtttcaatataattatatgcaaaaTGCGTGAATTATTCACACATGCGGGAGATGCACAAAATATCGATTCAAGTTTCCGAGCACCGATATGTACAAACAAACGGAGACTTCGATGAGACGAGTACGATACGGAGCTGGTGCAATGAACGAGGCAGACGTCGAGGAGTGTTTGATGGACGGTTCGCGGATTAATACGAAGGAGGACATTGGTATTTTTCATGGCTCGCGTTTCGAGATGCCGGAAATTGATAAATTAAGGCGAATCGTTGTCCTGTCTCGTTTGGTTACTGCTACGCTGTCACAGGTTTGTCACTTTTGGttatagagaaaaataaataaataaacaatttaacaTTTCTGCAAATTTAATACATTTGatagtttttgaaaatttccatCAAAAGCGAGAAAAGAGTTATGACagcttataaaaatataacaatgtTCGAGGAAAGATTACGCTGTCGGAATGAATCTTTAATGGAATATGCACTTTTAGTCGCATTCGGAGAAAAGGTATTGAACGAAGTCGCATATTGATTAATCAATTTTATAGAGCATTGATCGCTGGAAGAGAATAGAAGATATAAAAAAGTAagaatgtttttgaaaaatgtttattacttGTTGCCAGATGACTAAAGCCCTGAACAATTTCTGGACGAATATTGCAATgatgaatattaaatatttgttgGGATTTTTTCAATACTACCACAAATTTCATACATCATTCTGTTATACAGTAGCTGTGTACGTACAAGTTTTTTTATCGACCAATCTGACGAGTTTTGGATCGAAGTGTCGGAAAAGAGCCGAAAGCGTCAGGTGAAATTCTGATTTTTCAAGCATTTTACCATAATTTCTAAACTTTACTGATTGAAATTATATAGGGTCAACCGTTTCGTCAAATCCTTTTGTCATATTGCGTTACTGACATTCATCATTAAGAATAGAGTTATGTTTTGCAGCACTAGTTTGCTTGTCGTAAGTGAATGCCATAaggaatattattttttcatatatttattaacTTGACAGTAATATTCAACATTGCAGAAAATGGACGTGGTTTTGGAAGTAA
The sequence above is a segment of the Nasonia vitripennis strain AsymCx chromosome 3, Nvit_psr_1.1, whole genome shotgun sequence genome. Coding sequences within it:
- the LOC100116507 gene encoding c-Myc-binding protein homolog — its product is MKMSSISTTVKPNEVKREEFRKYLEHHGVMDALTTVLVSLYEENERPDDALEYIRKHFAVNDVLKPDSTLEVESLKRDLAEAKSQIAELQEKLNKKESENAA
- the LOC100117571 gene encoding prefoldin subunit 3, translated to MSSDDSQKLELEPPADKKSYAGIPEADFVDDVDAFMAKEENNGSSEKVLKKLDENHSKYKFMEFNLVNKRRRLKAQIPDLENSLEMIKKLQVEKNNSHDLETQFVLSDQVYAKAVIAPTDKVCLWLGANVMLEYTLDDAQELLTKNIQAAKKNLAYIEHDLDFVRDQFTTTEVNMARVYNWDVKRRQAERAK